In Streptococcus sp. SN-1, a single genomic region encodes these proteins:
- a CDS encoding S8 family serine peptidase, which yields MKKSTVLSLTTAAVILAAYVPNEVILADTPSSEDSLKISDKEKVVGKQNENKEKLEDIHNAIETSKDTEEKKTTVIEEKEVVSKESVRDNKTSNEEEKIKEDSNQSQGDKADSSASKDPESPKKEDKLVYIAEFKDKESVEKAIKELSNLKDTKVLYTYDTVFNGVAIETTPDNLDKIKLIEGISSVERSQKVQPMMNHARKEIGVEEAIDYLKSINAPFGKNFDGRGMVISNIDTGTDYRHKAMRIDDDAKGSMRFKKEDLKGTDKNFWLSDKIPHAFNYYNGGKITVEKADDGSDYFDPHGMHIAGILAGNDTEKDIKNFNGIDGIAPNAQIFSYKMYSDAGSGFAGDETMFHAIEDSIKHNVDVVSVSSGFTGTGLVGEKYWEAIRALRKAGIPMVVATGNYATSASSSSWDLVANNNLKMTDTGNVTRTAAHEDAIAVASAKNQTVEFDKVNIGGENFKYRNIGAFFDKNKITTNEDGSKAPSKVKFVYIGKGQDQDLIGLDLKGKIAVMDRIYTKDLKNSFKRATDKGARGIMVVNTVNYYNRDNWTELPAMGYEEDEGTTSQVFSISGDDGVKLWNMINPDKKTEVKRNSKEDFKDKLDQYYPIDMASYNSNKPNVGDEKEIDFKFAPDTDKELYKEDIIVPAGSTSWGPRTDLLLKPDVSAPGKNIKSTLNVINGKSTYGYMSGTSMATPIVAASTVLIRPKLKEMLERPALKNLKGDDKIDLTSLTKIALQNTARPMMDATSWKEKSQYFASPRQQGAGLINVANALRNEVVATFKNKDSKGLINSYGSISLKEIKGDKKYFTIKLHNTSNRPLTFKVSASAITTDSLTDRLKLDETYKDEKSPDGKQIVPEIHPEKIKGANITFEHDTFTISPNSSFDLNAVLNVGEAKNKNKFVESFIHFESVEEMEALNSNGKKINFQPSLSMPLMGFAGDWNKEPILDKWAWEEGSKSKTMEGYDDDGKPKIPGTLNKGIGGEHGIDKFNPAGVIQNRKDKNTTSLDQNPELFAFNNEGINAPSSSGSNIAKIYPLDSNGNPQDAQLERGLTPSPLVLRSAEEGLISIVNTNKEGENQIDLKVISREHFIKGILNSKRNDAKGIKSSKLKVWGDLKWDGLIYNPRGREENAPESKDNQDPATKIRGQFEPIAEGQYFYKFKYRLTKDYPWQVSYIPVKIDNTAPKIVSVDFSNPEKIKLITKDTYHKVKDQYKNETLFARDQKEHPEKFDEIANEVWYAGAALVNEDGEVEKNLEVTYAGEGEGRNRKLDKDGNTIYEINGAGDLRGKIIEVIALDGSSNFTKIHRIKFADHADEKGMISYYLVDPDQDSSKYQKLGEISESKFKNLENRKEDSLKKDTTEEENHQDNEESIEEKSSLTIHKTISTIREFESKDLKKLIKKKFREVDDFTSETGKRTEEYDYKYDDKGNIIAYDDGSALEYETEKLDEIKSKIYGVLNPSKDGHFEILGKISNVSKNAKVYYGNNYKSIEIKTTKYDSHSKTMTFDLYANINDIVDGLAFAGDMRFFVKDDDQIKAETKIRMPEKNKETKTEYPYASSYGNVIELGEGDLSKNKPNNLTEMESGKIYSDSEKQQYLLKDNIILRKGYALKVTTYNPGKTDMLEGNGVYSKEDIAKIQKANPNLRVLSEKIIYADSRNVEDGRSTQSVLMSALDGFNIVRYQVFRFKMNAKGEAIDKDGNLVTDPSKLVLFGKDDKEYTGEDKSNVEAIKEDGSTLFIDAKPVNLSMDKNYFNPSKSNKIYVRNPEFYLRGKISDKGGFNWELRVNESVVDNYLIYGDLHIDNTRDFNVKLNVKDGDIMDWGMKDYKANGFPDKVTDMDGNVYLKTGYSDLNAKAVGVHYQFLYDNVKPEVNIDPKGNTSIEYADGKSVVFNINDKRNNGFDGEIQDKHIYVNGKEYKSFDDIKQLTDKTLNIKIVVKDFARNTTVKEFILNKDTGEVSELKAHTVTVTIQNGKEMSSTIVSEEDFILPVYKGELEKGYQFDGWEISGVEGKKDVGYVINVSKDTLIKPVFKKIEEKKEEENKPTFDVSKKKDKVQANHSQLDESHRKEDLQRENHSHKSDSTKDVTATVPVQVNYSQLDESQRSDSTEDVKVTVPDENDKNFENKKEVYLNEPENIANKHTNIDSKSTTNNDKLPKTGTVSEVFTSLVAGIMFTVGAFLGLKKKDQD from the coding sequence ATGAAAAAAAGTACAGTATTGTCATTAACCACAGCTGCAGTTATTTTAGCAGCATATGTCCCTAATGAGGTAATCCTAGCAGATACACCTAGTTCTGAAGATTCTTTAAAAATATCTGATAAAGAAAAAGTAGTAGGTAAACAAAACGAAAACAAAGAAAAACTTGAAGATATTCATAATGCTATAGAAACTTCAAAGGATACTGAAGAGAAGAAAACAACGGTTATTGAGGAAAAAGAAGTTGTTAGTAAAGAATCTGTGAGAGATAATAAAACTAGCAATGAAGAAGAAAAAATCAAAGAAGATTCCAATCAATCCCAAGGAGATAAAGCGGACTCGTCTGCAAGTAAAGACCCAGAAAGTCCCAAAAAAGAGGATAAACTTGTCTATATTGCTGAATTTAAAGATAAAGAATCTGTAGAAAAAGCAATCAAGGAATTATCCAATCTTAAGGATACAAAAGTTTTATATACTTATGATACGGTTTTTAATGGTGTTGCAATAGAAACAACTCCAGATAATTTGGATAAGATTAAACTAATAGAAGGTATCTCATCGGTTGAACGATCACAAAAAGTCCAGCCAATGATGAATCATGCTAGAAAGGAAATTGGAGTTGAAGAGGCAATTGATTACCTAAAGTCTATCAATGCTCCATTTGGTAAAAATTTTGATGGCCGGGGTATGGTCATTTCAAATATCGATACCGGGACAGATTATAGGCATAAGGCCATGAGGATTGATGATGATGCTAAAGGCTCAATGAGATTCAAAAAAGAAGACTTAAAAGGTACTGATAAAAATTTCTGGTTGAGTGATAAAATCCCTCATGCTTTCAATTATTATAATGGTGGTAAAATTACTGTAGAAAAAGCTGATGATGGGAGCGATTATTTTGATCCACATGGGATGCATATTGCAGGGATTCTTGCGGGAAATGATACTGAAAAAGATATTAAAAACTTTAACGGAATAGATGGAATTGCTCCTAATGCACAGATCTTCTCTTATAAAATGTACTCTGACGCAGGATCTGGCTTCGCAGGAGATGAAACAATGTTTCATGCTATTGAAGATTCGATCAAACACAATGTCGATGTTGTTTCGGTATCATCTGGCTTTACAGGAACAGGTCTTGTAGGTGAGAAATATTGGGAAGCTATTAGAGCGTTAAGAAAAGCAGGCATTCCAATGGTTGTAGCTACGGGTAACTATGCGACTTCTGCTTCAAGTTCTTCATGGGATTTAGTGGCAAATAATAATCTGAAAATGACCGACACTGGAAATGTAACACGAACTGCAGCACATGAAGATGCGATAGCAGTCGCATCTGCTAAAAATCAAACAGTTGAGTTTGATAAAGTTAACATAGGTGGAGAAAATTTTAAATACAGAAATATAGGGGCCTTTTTCGATAAGAATAAAATCACAACAAATGAAGATGGATCAAAAGCTCCTAGTAAAGTAAAATTTGTATATATAGGCAAGGGTCAAGACCAAGATTTGATAGGTTTGGATCTTAAGGGCAAAATTGCAGTAATGGATAGAATTTATACAAAGGATTTAAAAAATTCTTTTAAAAGAGCTACGGATAAGGGCGCACGTGGCATTATGGTTGTAAATACTGTAAATTACTACAATAGAGATAATTGGACAGAGCTTCCAGCTATGGGATATGAGGAGGATGAAGGAACTACTAGTCAAGTATTTTCAATTTCAGGAGATGATGGTGTAAAGTTATGGAACATGATTAACCCTGATAAAAAAACTGAAGTTAAAAGAAATAGTAAGGAAGATTTCAAAGATAAATTGGATCAATACTATCCAATTGATATGGCAAGCTATAATTCTAATAAACCGAATGTAGGTGACGAAAAAGAGATTGACTTTAAGTTTGCACCTGACACAGATAAAGAACTCTATAAAGAAGATATCATAGTTCCAGCAGGATCCACATCTTGGGGACCGAGAACAGATTTGCTTTTAAAGCCTGATGTCTCAGCACCAGGTAAAAATATTAAATCTACTCTCAATGTCATTAATGGGAAATCAACTTATGGTTATATGTCAGGGACTAGTATGGCAACTCCAATCGTGGCAGCTTCTACTGTTTTGATTAGACCAAAGTTAAAGGAAATGCTTGAAAGACCTGCCTTGAAAAATCTTAAGGGAGATGACAAAATAGACCTTACAAGTCTTACAAAAATTGCCCTACAAAATACTGCACGGCCTATGATGGACGCAACTTCTTGGAAAGAAAAAAGTCAATACTTTGCATCACCTAGACAACAGGGAGCAGGGCTAATTAATGTTGCCAATGCTTTGAGAAATGAAGTCGTAGCGACTTTCAAAAACAAGGATTCTAAAGGTTTGATAAATTCTTATGGTTCGATTTCTCTTAAAGAAATAAAAGGAGATAAAAAATACTTTACAATTAAGCTTCATAATACATCAAACAGACCTTTAACCTTTAAAGTTTCAGCATCAGCGATAACTACAGATTCTCTAACTGACAGACTAAAACTGGATGAAACATACAAAGATGAAAAATCTCCAGATGGTAAGCAAATTGTTCCAGAAATCCATCCAGAAAAAATCAAAGGAGCAAATATCACATTTGAGCATGACACCTTCACTATAAGCCCAAATTCTAGCTTTGATTTAAATGCGGTTCTAAACGTTGGAGAGGCTAAAAACAAAAATAAATTTGTAGAATCATTTATTCATTTTGAATCAGTGGAAGAAATGGAAGCTCTGAACTCCAACGGGAAGAAAATAAATTTCCAACCATCTTTATCGATGCCTCTAATGGGATTTGCTGGGGATTGGAATAAGGAACCAATCCTTGATAAATGGGCCTGGGAAGAGGGTTCAAAATCAAAAACAATGGAAGGTTATGATGATGATGGTAAACCAAAAATTCCAGGAACTTTAAATAAGGGAATTGGTGGAGAGCATGGTATAGATAAATTTAATCCAGCAGGAGTTATACAAAATAGAAAAGATAAAAATACAACATCTCTAGATCAAAATCCAGAATTATTTGCTTTCAATAACGAAGGGATCAACGCACCATCATCAAGTGGTTCTAATATTGCTAAAATTTATCCTTTAGATTCAAATGGAAATCCTCAAGATGCTCAACTTGAGAGAGGATTAACACCTTCTCCACTTGTATTAAGAAGTGCAGAAGAAGGATTGATTTCAATAGTAAATACAAATAAAGAGGGAGAAAATCAAATCGACTTAAAAGTCATTTCGAGAGAACACTTTATTAAAGGAATTTTAAACTCTAAGAGAAATGATGCAAAGGGAATCAAATCTTCTAAGCTAAAAGTTTGGGGTGACTTGAAATGGGATGGACTCATTTATAACCCTAGAGGTAGAGAAGAAAATGCACCAGAAAGCAAGGATAACCAAGATCCTGCTACTAAGATAAGAGGTCAATTTGAACCAATTGCAGAAGGTCAATATTTCTATAAATTTAAATATAGATTAACTAAAGATTACCCATGGCAGGTTTCCTATATTCCTGTAAAAATTGATAACACAGCCCCTAAGATTGTTTCGGTTGATTTTTCAAATCCTGAAAAAATTAAGCTGATTACAAAGGATACTTATCACAAGGTAAAAGATCAATACAAGAATGAAACCCTATTTGCGAGAGATCAAAAAGAACATCCTGAAAAATTTGACGAGATTGCCAACGAAGTTTGGTATGCTGGCGCCGCTCTTGTTAATGAAGACGGAGAGGTTGAGAAAAATCTTGAAGTAACTTATGCAGGTGAGGGTGAAGGAAGAAATAGAAAACTTGACAAAGATGGAAATACCATTTATGAAATTAATGGTGCAGGAGATTTAAGAGGAAAAATCATTGAAGTCATTGCATTAGATGGCTCTAGCAATTTCACAAAGATTCATAGAATTAAATTTGCTGATCATGCTGATGAAAAGGGGATGATTTCCTATTATCTAGTAGATCCTGATCAAGATTCATCTAAATACCAAAAGCTTGGCGAGATTTCCGAATCTAAATTTAAAAATTTAGAAAATAGAAAAGAGGATAGTCTTAAAAAAGATACAACTGAGGAAGAAAATCATCAAGACAATGAAGAGTCTATCGAAGAAAAATCTAGCTTGACTATTCATAAAACGATTTCAACAATTAGAGAGTTTGAAAGTAAAGACTTGAAGAAACTCATTAAAAAGAAATTTAGAGAAGTTGATGACTTTACAAGTGAAACTGGTAAGAGAACAGAAGAATACGATTATAAATACGATGATAAGGGAAATATCATTGCTTATGACGATGGTAGCGCCTTAGAATATGAAACTGAAAAACTTGATGAAATCAAATCAAAAATTTATGGTGTTCTAAACCCGTCTAAAGATGGACACTTTGAAATTCTTGGAAAGATAAGTAATGTTTCTAAAAATGCCAAGGTATATTATGGAAATAACTATAAATCGATAGAAATCAAAACGACTAAGTATGATTCACATTCAAAAACGATGACATTTGATTTATACGCCAATATTAATGATATTGTGGATGGATTAGCTTTTGCAGGAGATATGAGATTCTTTGTTAAAGATGATGATCAGATAAAAGCTGAAACGAAGATTAGAATGCCTGAAAAAAATAAGGAAACTAAAACAGAATATCCCTATGCATCAAGTTATGGGAATGTAATAGAATTAGGAGAAGGAGATCTTTCAAAGAACAAACCAAATAATTTAACTGAAATGGAATCTGGTAAAATCTATTCTGATTCAGAAAAACAACAATATCTATTAAAGGATAATATCATTCTGAGAAAAGGCTATGCACTAAAAGTGACTACCTACAATCCTGGAAAAACGGATATGTTAGAAGGAAATGGAGTCTATAGCAAGGAAGATATAGCAAAAATACAAAAGGCCAATCCTAATCTAAGAGTCCTTTCAGAAAAAATAATTTATGCTGATAGTAGAAATGTTGAAGATGGAAGAAGTACTCAATCAGTATTAATGTCGGCTTTGGACGGCTTTAACATTGTAAGGTATCAAGTGTTTAGATTTAAAATGAACGCTAAAGGGGAGGCAATCGATAAAGATGGAAATCTTGTAACAGATCCTTCTAAACTTGTATTATTTGGTAAAGATGATAAAGAGTACACTGGAGAGGATAAGTCCAATGTAGAAGCTATAAAAGAAGATGGCTCTACGTTATTTATTGATGCAAAACCAGTAAACCTTTCAATGGACAAGAACTACTTTAATCCGTCTAAATCTAATAAAATTTATGTACGAAATCCAGAATTTTATTTAAGAGGTAAGATTTCTGATAAGGGTGGTTTTAACTGGGAGTTGAGAGTTAATGAATCTGTTGTAGATAATTATTTAATCTACGGAGATTTACACATTGATAACACTAGAGATTTTAACGTTAAGCTTAATGTTAAAGACGGTGACATCATGGACTGGGGAATGAAAGACTATAAAGCAAACGGATTCCCAGATAAGGTAACAGATATGGATGGAAATGTTTATCTTAAAACTGGCTATAGCGATTTGAATGCGAAAGCGGTTGGAGTACACTATCAATTTTTATATGATAATGTCAAACCCGAAGTAAACATTGATCCTAAGGGAAATACTAGTATTGAATATGCTGACGGAAAATCTGTAGTCTTTAACATCAATGATAAAAGAAATAATGGATTCGATGGTGAGATTCAAGACAAACATATTTATGTAAATGGAAAAGAATATAAATCATTTGATGATATTAAACAACTAACAGATAAGACACTAAACATTAAGATTGTTGTAAAAGATTTTGCAAGAAATACGACCGTAAAAGAATTCATTTTAAACAAAGATACGGGAGAGGTGAGCGAATTAAAAGCTCATACGGTGACTGTGACCATTCAAAATGGAAAAGAAATGAGTTCAACGATAGTGTCGGAAGAAGATTTCATTTTACCTGTCTATAAGGGTGAATTAGAAAAAGGCTATCAATTTGATGGCTGGGAAATTTCTGGTGTCGAAGGGAAAAAAGACGTTGGCTATGTTATTAATGTGTCAAAAGATACCCTTATAAAACCTGTATTCAAGAAAATAGAGGAGAAAAAGGAGGAGGAAAATAAACCTACTTTTGATGTATCGAAAAAGAAAGATAAGGTGCAAGCAAATCATAGTCAATTAGATGAAAGTCACAGAAAAGAGGATTTACAAAGAGAAAATCATTCACACAAATCTGATTCAACTAAGGATGTCACAGCTACAGTTCCTGTACAAGTAAATTATAGTCAATTAGATGAAAGTCAAAGATCTGATTCAACTGAGGATGTCAAAGTTACAGTTCCTGATGAAAATGATAAAAACTTTGAAAATAAGAAGGAAGTTTATCTTAATGAACCAGAGAACATAGCTAATAAACATACCAATATTGATAGTAAATCAACTACTAACAATGATAAGTTGCCAAAAACCGGAACAGTTAGCGAAGTCTTCACGTCATTAGTTGCCGGAATAATGTTTACTGTAGGTGCATTTCTTGGATTGAAGAAAAAAGATCAAGATTAA
- a CDS encoding DUF3397 domain-containing protein encodes MGMILMKLASILLLILTLVVCIIITKLFRLKKLGRNFADLAFPVLVFEYYLITAKTFTHNFLPRLGLALSVLAIILVFFFLLKKRSFYYPKFIKFFWRAGFLLTLVMYIEMIVELMAQK; translated from the coding sequence ATGGGTATGATTTTAATGAAATTAGCATCTATTTTATTATTGATACTGACCTTGGTAGTCTGCATTATCATAACCAAACTTTTTAGATTAAAAAAACTAGGACGAAACTTTGCGGATTTGGCTTTTCCAGTCTTGGTATTTGAGTACTACCTGATCACAGCTAAAACCTTTACCCATAATTTCCTCCCTAGACTAGGCCTAGCCCTCTCAGTCCTAGCCATTATTCTCGTTTTTTTCTTCCTTTTGAAAAAACGCAGCTTTTACTATCCTAAATTCATCAAATTCTTCTGGCGTGCAGGATTCTTATTAACCCTTGTCATGTATATCGAGATGATTGTTGAATTGATGGCTCAGAAATAG
- a CDS encoding TIGR01212 family radical SAM protein (This family includes YhcC from E. coli K-12, an uncharacterized radical SAM protein.), with protein sequence MKIMKSYNTLNDYYRKLFGEKTFKVPIDAGFDCPNRDGTVAHGGCTFCTVSGSGDAIVAPDSPIREQFYKEIDFMHRKWPDVQKYLVYFQNFTNTHEKVEVIRERYEQAINEPGVVGINIGTRPDCLPDETIEYLAELSERMHVTVELGLQTTYETTSDLINRAHSYELYVETVKRLRKYPKIEIVSHLINGLPGETHEMMIENVRRCVTDNDIQGIKLHLLHLMTNTRMQRDYHEGRLQLMSQEEYIKVICDQLEIIPKHIVIHRITGDAPRDMLIGPMWSLNKWEVLNAIETEMRRRGSVQGCKAVKQEFENEKTT encoded by the coding sequence ATGAAAATTATGAAATCTTATAATACCTTGAATGATTATTATCGAAAACTCTTTGGAGAAAAGACCTTTAAAGTCCCTATTGATGCGGGATTTGACTGTCCCAATCGTGATGGAACTGTGGCTCATGGGGGCTGTACTTTTTGTACGGTTTCTGGTTCTGGAGATGCCATTGTGGCACCGGATTCGCCTATCCGTGAGCAATTTTATAAGGAAATTGACTTTATGCACCGCAAGTGGCCAGATGTTCAGAAGTATCTGGTTTATTTTCAAAATTTTACCAACACCCATGAAAAGGTGGAAGTCATCCGAGAGCGTTATGAGCAGGCTATCAATGAGCCAGGTGTAGTAGGAATCAATATCGGAACACGGCCAGACTGTTTACCAGATGAAACCATTGAGTATTTGGCTGAGTTGTCGGAACGCATGCATGTGACGGTTGAATTGGGCTTGCAGACCACTTATGAAACAACCTCTGATCTGATTAACCGTGCCCATTCCTATGAGTTGTACGTGGAAACGGTCAAGCGTTTGAGAAAGTATCCCAAGATTGAGATTGTTTCCCATCTTATTAATGGCTTGCCTGGTGAAACCCATGAGATGATGATTGAAAATGTCCGCCGCTGTGTTACGGATAACGATATTCAAGGGATTAAATTGCACTTGCTTCACCTAATGACCAATACGCGTATGCAACGAGATTATCACGAAGGACGTTTGCAATTGATGAGTCAGGAAGAATATATCAAGGTCATCTGTGACCAACTGGAAATCATTCCAAAACATATCGTCATCCATCGAATTACAGGAGATGCACCTAGAGATATGCTGATTGGACCTATGTGGAGCCTCAATAAATGGGAAGTGCTAAATGCTATTGAAACTGAAATGCGACGTCGTGGAAGTGTTCAAGGATGCAAGGCTGTAAAACAGGAGTTTGAAAATGAAAAGACCACTTGA
- a CDS encoding class I SAM-dependent methyltransferase, whose protein sequence is MKRPLEMAHDFLAEVVTKEDIVVDATMGNGHDTLFLAKLAKQVYAFDIQEQALEKTQERLHQAGLTNAQLILQGHETLDQFVTEAKAGIFNLGYLPSADKSVITRPQTTIEALEKLCSLLVKGGRIAIMIYYGHEGGDIERDAVLDFVSQLNQQEYTAAIYRTLNQVNNPPFLVMIEKLERYRHG, encoded by the coding sequence ATGAAAAGACCACTTGAGATGGCACATGATTTTTTGGCTGAGGTAGTGACAAAAGAGGATATCGTAGTGGATGCGACTATGGGAAATGGTCATGACACGCTTTTTCTAGCCAAGCTAGCTAAGCAAGTCTATGCCTTTGATATTCAGGAACAAGCCTTGGAAAAGACCCAAGAGCGTTTGCATCAGGCTGGCCTGACAAATGCCCAGTTAATCTTGCAAGGCCATGAGACACTGGACCAGTTTGTGACAGAAGCAAAGGCAGGGATTTTTAATCTGGGCTATCTGCCGTCAGCTGATAAGTCTGTCATTACCCGACCTCAGACTACCATTGAAGCCTTAGAAAAGCTGTGTAGCTTGCTGGTCAAAGGGGGACGGATTGCTATCATGATCTACTATGGTCATGAAGGAGGCGACATCGAGAGGGATGCTGTCTTGGATTTTGTGAGCCAGTTGAACCAACAAGAGTACACAGCTGCCATTTACCGAACTCTTAATCAAGTTAACAACCCACCATTTTTAGTAATGATTGAAAAATTAGAGAGATATAGACATGGATAA
- a CDS encoding cation:proton antiporter, producing MELLIYLILFLLVLIVSSTTNKLLPFLPLPLVQILLGIVIGLFLPNTDFHLNTELFLALVIGPLLFRESEEADITAILKHWRIIVYLIFPVIFISTLSLGGLAHLLWLSLPLAACLAVGAALGPTDLVAFASLSERFSFPKRVSNILKGEGLLNDASGLVAFQVALTAWTTGVFSLGQASSSLIFSILGGFLIGFLTAMINRFLHTFLLSVRATDIASELLLELSLPLITFFLAEEVHVSGIIAVVVAGILKASRFKKITLLEAQVDTVTETVWHTVNFMLNGSVFVILGMELEMIAEPILTNPIYDPLLLLVSLIALTFVLFAIRFVMIYGYYAYRTRRLKKKLNKYMKDMLLLTFSGVKGTVSIATILLIPSNLEQKYPLLLFLVAGVTLVSFLTGLVVLPHLSDEQEESKDYLMHIAILNEVTIELEKELEDTRNKLPLYAAIDNYHGRIENLILNQENKGAQEDWEALKLLILSIESDGLEQAYEEDKMSERAYRVYQRYLKNMEQGINRKFASRLTYYFLVSLRLLRFLLHEVFTLGKTFRSWKNEESQKLRALDYDQIAELYLENTEMIIESLENLKGVYKSSLISFMQDSRLRETAIITSGAFVERVINRVKPNNIDEMLRGYYLERKLIFEYEEKRLITTKYAKKLRQNVNNLENYSLKEAANTLPYDMVELVRRN from the coding sequence GTGGAATTACTGATTTACCTCATCCTATTTTTACTGGTCTTGATTGTCTCAAGTACAACCAATAAGCTCCTGCCCTTTTTGCCTCTTCCTTTGGTGCAAATTCTTTTGGGAATCGTGATTGGTCTCTTTTTACCCAATACTGACTTTCATCTCAATACGGAGTTGTTTTTGGCCCTGGTTATCGGACCCTTGCTTTTCCGAGAGTCGGAAGAAGCAGATATTACGGCTATTTTAAAACACTGGCGAATCATTGTTTATCTCATATTTCCAGTGATTTTCATCTCGACCCTGAGTTTGGGTGGCTTGGCTCATCTTCTTTGGCTCAGCCTTCCCTTGGCAGCTTGTTTGGCTGTTGGGGCGGCCCTTGGACCTACGGACTTGGTGGCCTTTGCCTCTCTTTCGGAGCGCTTTAGCTTTCCTAAGCGCGTGTCCAATATTCTTAAGGGTGAAGGACTCTTGAATGATGCTTCTGGCTTGGTGGCTTTTCAGGTAGCTTTGACAGCCTGGACAACTGGAGTCTTTTCCCTTGGACAAGCGAGTAGTTCGCTCATCTTTTCAATCCTAGGCGGTTTTTTAATTGGCTTTTTAACAGCCATGATCAATCGTTTCCTCCATACCTTCTTATTAAGTGTGCGAGCAACGGATATTGCTAGTGAACTCCTTTTGGAATTGAGTTTGCCCTTGATAACCTTCTTCCTAGCAGAAGAAGTCCACGTTTCAGGGATTATTGCCGTTGTAGTTGCTGGGATTTTAAAGGCAAGCCGTTTTAAGAAAATTACGCTCCTAGAAGCCCAAGTGGATACGGTGACCGAGACGGTCTGGCATACAGTTAACTTTATGCTCAACGGTTCTGTCTTTGTGATTTTAGGGATGGAGCTGGAAATGATAGCAGAGCCTATCTTGACCAATCCAATCTATGATCCCTTACTGTTATTGGTATCTCTTATAGCCCTTACCTTTGTCCTCTTTGCCATTCGTTTTGTCATGATTTATGGCTACTATGCCTATAGGACTAGACGTCTCAAGAAAAAGCTAAATAAGTATATGAAGGACATGCTTCTTTTGACCTTCTCAGGTGTCAAAGGAACGGTGTCGATTGCTACAATCCTTCTGATACCAAGTAATCTAGAACAGAAGTATCCTCTCTTGCTTTTCCTTGTTGCAGGTGTGACGCTTGTAAGCTTTTTAACAGGCCTCGTGGTCTTGCCTCATCTTTCTGACGAACAGGAAGAAAGCAAGGATTATCTCATGCATATCGCCATTTTGAATGAAGTAACGATAGAGTTGGAAAAAGAGTTGGAAGATACCAGAAATAAACTTCCCCTCTATGCGGCTATTGACAATTACCATGGACGAATAGAGAACCTTATCCTGAATCAAGAAAACAAGGGGGCTCAAGAAGACTGGGAGGCCTTGAAACTTCTTATCCTCAGCATTGAAAGTGATGGTTTAGAACAGGCTTACGAAGAGGACAAGATGAGTGAGCGTGCCTATCGAGTCTACCAACGTTATTTGAAAAACATGGAACAAGGTATCAATCGCAAGTTTGCTTCACGATTAACCTATTATTTCCTTGTTTCCTTGCGGCTTCTACGTTTTCTCCTTCACGAAGTCTTTACTCTTGGCAAGACTTTTCGCAGTTGGAAAAATGAAGAATCACAGAAACTCAGAGCCCTTGACTATGATCAAATTGCAGAGCTTTATCTAGAAAATACAGAGATGATTATCGAAAGTCTGGAGAACCTTAAAGGGGTTTATAAGAGTTCCTTGATTAGCTTCATGCAAGATTCTCGCCTCCGAGAAACAGCTATCATCACTAGTGGTGCCTTTGTCGAACGGGTTATCAATCGTGTCAAACCCAACAATATTGATGAAATGCTGAGAGGCTATTATCTGGAGCGCAAGTTGATTTTCGAATACGAAGAAAAACGATTGATTACGACCAAGTATGCCAAGAAGTTACGACAAAATGTCAATAACTTAGAGAACTATTCCTTGAAGGAAGCTGCCAATACCCTCCCTTATGATATGGTGGAATTGGTAAGAAGAAATTAA